ACCTGCAAGTGTTGAATCTCTGGCTAAGAAGGGGAAGACCCTTTGGCTGAGAAGCTACTCTGTCAATTTCAGACCACGACTTCAATATAGTTTGGTAGCATGTTTCACTGGCTTCCTGCAGAAACCAACTCCTCATTATTAAGTCAccttttttatgatatatttcatgataaaattaaataaataaagaaaaacatggtAAATTACTCTAAAATCCCTTGAAACAACAGAGTAGTAACCATCTTGCGGTGTAATATCATCAAAGTAGAGGATTGGAGCTGATGAGGCCAGAGCACCAATTGCCATGTGAGGATATTTGAGCCTAAACCATGAAGCAAGCACTGCATGTGATATAATAAACAATATCAGCaacataaatatgaataaacTGTTATCACTAATCCATGTtttaaactcatttttttttttttacttttaaggTTAATTTTGTGTATTATATCATACACTTctgttaaaaaatttatatacaataaataatacacgatattcttctttttatatttctctGTTTTCTACGTATATCAGAGAACATAATAAGTAGAAGAGTGTGAATGTTTTAGGGACTAACTTCCACCATATGATCCTCCAATAACAATCACCGGGGAATTTGGTGCATGCAATGTCTTCTTAACATGTATGAGAACTGCTGCATAATCTGCTATTGCTTGAGCTGAGTTGAAATATCCAATGGTGCTTGCATTCTTAAACGCTTCTTCCCTCGATCCAAATGGTATTGATTTCCCATAATAACGGTGCTGATGAGGAAGTTAAGGTTGCTAAGTGTCAAACTCAATGTTCcttttgaatattgaaaaaagaaaagagttcTGTAAAATTTGAATACCTCTATGTACACCAAGAGAGCATTCAAGGAAGCAGCGTTATCAGTGAGAAATGCTATGCCTTCTGGGGAATGATCTATTGCTTCTTCTGCACCGAAAAAGGCTAATATTGGAGCACTGGAATTGGCACCACCCCAGTACTTGAAATTGATGAGATATCTTTGTTGAAAAGTTCTGTAACTTTGGGGCCTATAGTTGAAGTGATCAAGAACCTGTTTGTAGTAAAATGTGTTGATTTTATCTGTGGAAGTTTTAGCATCCAAAGTTGCAGGGTGGTGCAAGCTTGTATCCCATGTAGGAATGGAACTCAACCTTGGAATTTTCACAGAATTTATTGAAGTGAAATAcgtgagaaaaatgaaaagaaaaaattgaaacagaAAGGAAAAGTGGTGTTCCATTGCAAGAAAGGAGAATAACAGTGTCTTTGAGGATCTTTCCTATTTCAGATACCAAGTGAATAttttgtagtgtatatataGCGTGTGATAGTCAGTGCaagtgagtttttttttctggtttatTCATGAGGTGCTTACATGTCAGCCTTTGTAAGATTGATCAATTGATGGGTTAACTAACATTGAACCTTATAGTTTCCGAAACATTAATACAATGCTTGAGATTTTtattgagaataataataataagggttaaatatgtttttgatatctgactttcagtgaattttggaattactccattttaaaattttggactagtttaatctttcatctttcaaaatacgtgaatttaatcattttaatcaaattttattaagtttatttgatatttaatattgatCAATTGATGGGTTAACTAACATTGAACCTTATAGTTTCCGAAACATTAATATTATGCTTGagatttttattgaaaataataatgataagggttaaatatatttttgtccatTAACTTTCGattaattttggaattagtccattttgaaacttttgactaatttagtctttcatctttcaaaatacgtgaatttagtcattttaatcaatttttgttaagtttatttgatatttcaagcacgttttataataatatttaacttaacattaaaaatgtgtcaaacaatataaataactcaaatacaatcttgaaatacatatgaaacatcaaataaacctaataaaatttgattaaaaagactaaatccacatattttgaaagatgaaggaataaattggtccaaaattttaaaattgactaatttcaaaattgagtaagagttaagagaccaaaaacatatttaatcctaatgataataataactttaAGATACCAGTGATAATATATgagaatataaattataaagttaaaacATCTCTTGACGAGTGATTTCATTTACCGtgaattttcttctctttaatcAATATATAGGATTTCCAACataacttatttaatatttaaattaacattaaagaaataaaaaaaatagtgaaaagattttgaaaattaatgtgTTTGtcacaaatttttaataattaaaattttgaaaaaaaattatataattttttcttctaattttaaattttcttggaGCTAATAAAATTCTTCTTAGGGAACTACAACTTTAGCAAATCCAAACTTGCTACTAgaaaaatcttatttattaaaaatgttcaCAAATTACACTGTCCTTATAAATAAGATATGTAATgataagcatttttttttccacCAAACAAATAGGACCAGTTTAGTGAGTTGATGTGTTGAAAGCTTTGTGCACCGAGAAACTGAAAATGAAAGTAGGCACTAACTGAACGCGCTTTCTAAATATTAAGTTTACTCTCTCTTTTTTAGTCTACAATTTTGACCATGGAATGTTAGTTATGTTTTTGGAAGCTCGTGTAACATGACAtgcatacaacaacaaaaaaagtaacatccactttatttaagtttaaaacatatactttaaattatttaaaaaatttataaattggttcaaaatacatttttatttataattaaatttcattcctttaaaattcaaaactttatatatataatatctattACTTTAATATCTTTAACATGTCTCTGCAGTTATATATGCTAATTTCCTAAGTGTATATCATTTTCACTCTTAGTTTAAAAGAGGGTTTTGACAAATTAATGTGAAATTGGAAACCTTGCCAACGGAGTCTACTTCAACACCTGTTAAGGCGTAATTATGCTCAGCTTACAATTTCAATAAATCGGGCTGACTTAGtttgtaaataaatagaattcatttattttattaaatttgcttTTCCTGTCaagaaacaataacaaatatacaaGGTCTgcaaaaaaaacagaaaaaatagtaacaaaataaaaaatctttattgtaattttttaatctttctttggaatttttttatttgtttctaattGATTAAATTCCATAACAAATCAGTATATtaataaaacacaaaagaaTTAACTACTGAGAAGTTTCAACGAAAGTCATAATAtatacacataaaataattttagttccTTTATTTGGTTAAATCCATAATTTTGTTTCTCTAATTCTAAGATatcaatatttaatcatatttttatatttcttgcattttaaataattgggtTTACGatttaatcaaataaacaaaataaaagaaatagaacatttataaatttagataaaaaactAATGATTAGACTAAAAGTGTGAAGCTTTTAAATAGAGAAATACAAGCTCTCTGTCAAAATAAGcgattaaaattttatttaacataaatacaaaatattcaatgcacataaataaaatatctaatcaCCCCAATTATCAGTGTAACATTTAGAAATGTCAACGACCTATaggatattattatataagtacTAATTCTTTAGTATTTATTCGTCGTATAAATATGTGTTCTGTATCTGTATTTATATTTGTGTGGACATACATTATATAGGTACCtacatattttcttaatatcCACGAGTcaggtatttacaaaataaaaatttaatatataacaatatattttaactatatattcaaataaaaatacaatacataaaatttataaattttaaacaaaatgtaCATAATCCATTTAAGTAGTGTTGTAtcacaatttacaaaaaaagttaaaattttttaaaaataattaacaaaaaataactcatttaaaattaatgtattagtattttaatcatttttctaatttaaattatagtataacGATTATAGATATTTACAAATACAGATATTATGATACTCGTATCCGTCTCACGTATATTATTTGCTACCATTATTTAcagatatttttataatatccaTTTCTTATCTAATTTTATCTATGAATACTCGtgtgtacaattttttttactatcattTCCATTATCGTGATGTTATAGTgtagattaaaatttaatatttttttaaataaagtaaattttactttcattaaattaacattaaagtTATTTGCAAGATGTAACATATTAAATTGTCTGTAAAGTaagtcaaaagaaaaaaaaaagtttatttttattagcaaCTTTTCTTGAGTTTCACGCATGTTGCTTAGTAATCATATACCTTCAAATATCCTTCTAGTTGTAATAATGGCATGGCACCATGAAAATTACATAGTACACAATAAGGAGAGTATAGGTAacgggaaaaataaaaataataatatagtgaatcttaataatttaaaataatttatggatAAGGTTTTCTCTTCCGAACACTTCAACTTTATTTTACTCATcatttttctctaaaatttacttattaaataaaccattaaatttaaattttacatggtgtttgaattttatatatattaaattaacaatttgatttttctatctatatttctttttccttaattaaaatttaatattttttaaataaagtaaatttgactttcattaaattaacattaaagtTATTTGCAAGATGTAAcatattaaattgtttaaaaatttcatgggttaaaatttgaaatatgctATATGTCAAATCAGGTCTCAAAGTAGACATTGACTCATTTTAACACGTATAACTTCTTAAATGATATTaacattaacttaaaaaatattaacatttaaataaaaaagctatacaaataaaaaataataaattaaattcattttttatattactcaaaacaataaattcaagaaaatatataaaaaattctcaataaaaggtataacaaataatcataagattttgttgtttattgAATGGGTTACAAAATAGACTATGAAGAAGTTTGATGAAGGCGTGCTATGTGCTGAGAGCGTGCCTATCATATCATAATGAATGTATACAGTACACACATATTGGAAGCATGATCTCTGCAATCTCTTCTTTGAAGATAAGGGAAAcagaattgaataaaaaatttctataatacaaaaattaaaagtaattattttttctcattttttttattcaataatattaaatttcaatttatataaagattaaatatgtttttgtctttagttaaaattggaattagttcatttttgaaattttagataaatttaGTCATCCATCTTTAATAAATGgatgaatttagttcttttaatcatatttcgttaagtttatttgatgttttaaccacatttttaagtaaatattgaaacgaaaatgagttaaataatataaacaacttaaatactatcataaaatgtgtttaaaacgtcaaataaatttaaaaaaatttaattaaaaaaactaaatatactacttttaaaattaaagacctAAACTGGTCTaaagtttaagaaataattatttttaatttctatcaaAAATTAAAGCaccaataatatatttaatcgtTTATATAACAGAAACGGAAAGTAATGATAGAAGATAGTTAAGATcaaaaattcatgaaagatCATTTTaagtagttaaaaaatttaattaatgttacTTTTTGATAAAGTGTGTGAAAACAcgtctattaaaaaaaaaatgccttTTTTAATAACCAAAAATGGTGGTGTAAGTTTCCTAACATGTTTGCTTTTATTTGAAGTGTGAAGTAAAATAGTTAACCTCTGGTTACTTTTTCCTCCATgcctacattttttttcttcagtattcccatatttttcttttgtgactccatgaatatcaaaatttatatcctgtctttaaaaaatatttttatattgtgtaatttatttatttttataattaaaaaattttatgaaaaaaataatttttaaattgtatgtttaatttttttttcttgagggCATCTATAGCACATCTTATAAAGTGTGACAACGAAAAAGGGTGACAAAAACAAGAATAATGGGGATATGAGAGAGAAGAACAGAGGGAGAATGctggaaagaaaaaattaagagagaaaatgtaaaaaaataaaaataaaaatcattctGAAAATCGAAAACGTATTTCATGTATTTCAGAAATTTGTTTCCAAACACATTCATGGGCTCtggaaaatttgtttcaaaGGATATTATATCTATCTTGGAAAGCTTGTTTCagaaatttcatttcaattttttttttttcgaatccATTTCATACTTTCtagaaatttcatttcaaaaattcTGTTTCGAAAATCTCATtctaaaaattatgaaaaacttgtttcgaaaatttttcaatatatgcAATCCAAAAGTTACTTGTATAGAAAGTAAAATGccgattttgaaaatttgagggAGTGTTATGAGAAATTGCAGAGATGCAGAAGTAAAAGCCTCTCTTTGTCTGTTAAAGCCCAATGGTTGTGATTTGTGTTGGCCCATTATTGTATCCCTCTTTTACTCCTGACATCCCtgcttttatttaatttccatAACGCTTAAGAATTAATATTTTGGAAAATGATTGGGCTGAGTGTagttttttcatatatttaggtaggatgataaataaatatcatagtaaaataaaaatgaaataaacaatgaaaatgttataagaaaattgtgcttaaaaaatgttatgttgttaatatactttatatttgCGAAAGCATAGGAGATTtgtaaattacattttttatctgtcattaaataaatatttttctataaatttgtttaataattcatatttaagtGTATAGGTTATTACGCTATCTTTACGTGAACAGAGGAGACTTATTGCAACTTAtacacaatattttttgttatttttttagagTGATTTAAATAGTCTAATCATGACATAATTAGTTATATTTAGTGACATTTTATTagctttcaaattaaaaaaatgaaaacaagaaattaaatttttaaaaagctacctaattgaatgaaactaccacaaattattaatttttctaaaagatGACCCCGAAACTATTTTTCAAAACGTCaagattaaaaatagatatttacGTTAAATAAACCGGCGTAAACATgtgtgtacatatatatatatatatatatatatatatatatatatatatatgatattagtaattgatgattttttaatattaataagtaatacaaagtaaatatatatttattaaagaaagaGTGGAAtagatgaagaaaataaaataaaataactgttagaagagtttgataaaaaatatgtaaaaataactattagtttttaaaaaataaataaataattatatcgtaaagaataaattataaataaataattattcaaaaaaagaTAATCAtctttatatctttatatatagatataaagtTTATACATAGATGTATagtgatattttaaatatatagttatagatactTTAAACTTAATCtttgaaattaaaagataaataaaataaaatcataaaatatagtATTAGGAATCTCTTTCAACTTACAAGTAAGATATATTATCTAAATAAATAGattctaaatataaatatttaattatctctttaaattttaatttctcgTTTCCAAAAGATTAAGTCTTTATTCACTCTTCAATAgttcaaaattaaaagttttaaaagtaaaattaattaattgtttcacttaattatctatttatttatctatgtttatatatttgtatctatatctatatatttatatcaatatatattaatattaatatctatatttatatctttaagtgtatatatataaatatgtttgcTAAACTCATCACACTATTATGTGTGATTAATTCTCTCTTATTTCTTATCACAAGTAGCTTTGTTGTTCTCATAActatctctctttttctctgGTCGTCATTGCAATGGTAATGTTCATTCGTGAATtactaattttgatttttttgtgtgttattaaaCTATCTTTAATTTGTTCTTTTAGGAATTTGCGGCTGTGCCACCCTGGTTAGAAGAGTTCTTGTCAATTACTACATTCTTCACTAAATGCGAAGAACACACGGAATATATTAGAAGGGAATGCAACATGTATTGCTTTGATTGTAGCAATAAACCATTGTGCTCACACTGTGTCAAATACTGTCACAAGAACCACCGAACAATTCAAGTGAGTGTGTAATCTTATTAAGTAGTTAATGGTATTTCTTCATTAgattttaacaattttgaaaGTTAGATGTTGACGAGTTTCATATGTGTCATCTAGATAAGAAGATCATCATATCAGAATGTAGTGAGAGTCAAAGATATCAAAGATGCATTGGACACGAGTGAGATTCAACCGTACGTAATAAATAAGTTTAACGTTCTTTTTATGAACAAGAGGGGTTTTGATGTGCATAGGAACAAAGGAACTGGTAAAAGTTGCAGCACTTCTCTTTGCAACATATGCAGCAGAAATATTTCAAACTCTTCTCGTTTTTGCTCTTTGGGGTGCAAGGtatcatattaattaattaattactattcAGTCTTTAACTAAAATCTATAATGtgactttatttttatggttaaatatgtttttattgttaaatttgaacacaaaattgaaattcgttcaAATCataaactttgatacattttgatactcaaattttaaaattgaattaacatTATCCTTTAAATTAATAACCTTAATTTTTTAGGCGGGTTAAATAGTGTTTTAGTCTGACATTTGAGTTGAAACATATTAAAAcgttataaataattcaaacacCATCCTAAAATATGACGCGTATATTTAAGGAAGTTGGGTTAGGAAGACCgtatattcatttattattaacgTTTCAAGatcaaatatatcaaagtttagaacaaaaacaattttcaattttacgtcgaagtttagaaactaaaaacatacttaatcctatttttttaaactcaaaTTAACGTTGTCTAGATGACTTTACAAGttattatataaactaaattgcaataaaataataataaaataatgtaaaaatacatgaaatattTCAAGTCAATTATGTCTTACATTACAAACATGAATTagtatttatttaagttatttaatgttTCTGATTATAATTCAATATGTTAGTTtcattgtgtgtgtgtgttttttttttatgataacagTTTGCATGGACAAAAAGGAGTGAGAGTGGGAGCATTGACCAAAGGAAAACTACCGAAGAACGTTTAAAGGAgatagaagaagagaaaaacagCAAAATATTAGCATCAAAAGAAAAGAGTGGATCAAACACAtcaaattcaagaaaaagaaaaagaaagggaatACCTTTTAGGGCACCTTTCTATTAGGGatccaaattaattatataaaagtatttgcagattttcattattcatttttattagctaaaatattttatcacttGTATTTATCTACTCATTCTTCACAATCTGCATGTGgagttaattaaattattcttattaaacgtatgattattaatataaattatcttAATGGAGATTCGTGAGAATAAGGTACTGAGAATTTAATTATTCTGTTTACTTTTTACCCTATAGGCTGGACAGTACAATGTTATGCTTTGTTCcaggtttttctttttatatatataaaaaatagatatttaatattaatcaaTCTGCTATCTCATCAATGAACTAATTAAGGTTTAAATGGTTTATGTTTGTTCAATGAATTATTCTACCATCTTATTCGTGAACTAAAggttcatttcttttatttttgaatgaaccAAAATTTTGGAACCTTTTTCTGCAAACTGATAGGTGATTTTGCTGGAAGATTCAAGTAAAGAATTGATAATGCCAAAaacctttaaaattttattttcaaaggtACATAACAACCATGGGGATGATAAGTTTTTATggaattattttaatgtaagaGGGTGCGcataaagtgaaaaataataatcCTTGTCTAtaatgagattttattttacataaattttattatattcgttatcacttttataaattaaaatgatattgaatgtagattaaattacaattttgattCCATTAAGTTGTGATCCACAATTTAgatttcttcaatatttttcaaaatttttcattaagtttagtttctctctctatatatattggTTATTTACGATGGTTATAAATACGTTgtggttttcttatatttagaaatatattatataagtatttaaattaaaaatatatatattaacttagtctttttatcatattttttaggataataaatattaaatttagttataaaaaatattaaaatcatatactatgtgaatttagtttttctaTCACTCAGTGAAGTGAATGTACATGACCATCATTTAatgataaacttaaaaaaattgaattgttcCATTTTAAATTACTACGGAAGAcaattttgaaaggaaaaaagTACAACATACAAaggtaaaatatatattttctctattaatttttattgaattatacAAGTATACATATATTCTCATAAAAAATTAGGGATTGTAATATTGGTCAAATTGGCATGTCCCGCATAAGAAATATAGACTAATTCCTCTCATTTGTCTAACCCTAAACCACCTTATCACTGTTCCATCGAATTTCACTCTTAATCACACTAAAAATCACAACATTTCCACACCAGATCATCTCCTAAGACCCACCCCTTGCTTTCCCTCCGAACAATTCACGCCAAACGCACAAAAAAACCCTAAAACGAGTATCGAACCCGCGCCGCCTGGCGGTCACAACCAATCCCGCCAGGCGGGTCATGCAGAAACACCCAGAATAGTCACAAGCtttgagtcgcctggcggtaccgGGATTCACCACCAAGCGCTGCACCCAGAAACACAACAATATGTACAGAAATAGATGAGTCGCCTAGCGGCTATGTACAGaattttcgtgctctctctGTAAGTACAATTTCCAGTTTGCCAAAACCCTTCTCCTTACCTCACTATGGCCTTTTAAAGGTGTCCTAAAAGCTAGGTGATAATATAAAAACGAATCTAAACTTAATTGGGATTTTAATTGCCAttcatgccaattcatgtttcatgctaacaatcacaattcaattatcatattatttca
This region of Vigna unguiculata cultivar IT97K-499-35 chromosome 5, ASM411807v1, whole genome shotgun sequence genomic DNA includes:
- the LOC114184312 gene encoding lysosomal Pro-X carboxypeptidase-like isoform X1; this translates as MEHHFSFLFQFFLFIFLTYFTSINSVKIPRLSSIPTWDTSLHHPATLDAKTSTDKINTFYYKQVLDHFNYRPQSYRTFQQRYLINFKYWGGANSSAPILAFFGAEEAIDHSPEGIAFLTDNAASLNALLVYIEHRYYGKSIPFGSREEAFKNASTIGYFNSAQAIADYAAVLIHVKKTLHAPNSPVIVIGGSYGGMLASWFRLKYPHMAIGALASSAPILYFDDITPQDGYYSVVSRDFREASETCYQTILKSWSEIDRVASQPKGLPLLSQRFNTCSSCYRPLKKSSELKDYLETMYASAAQYNHPPRYPVTVICGGIDKGSFGNDILSKIYAGVVALRGNTTCKVNAPSNESETALGWRWQTCSEMVIPVGIGKNSMFQPQPYSFKSLADECKKLYGVSPRPHWVTTYYGGHNIKLILQKFGSNIIFSNGLRDPYSIGGVLENISDTLVAIHAVNGSHCLDILGANANHGDPKWLVEMRKKEINIMKGWITQYYVDLQALKETKKM
- the LOC114184312 gene encoding lysosomal Pro-X carboxypeptidase-like isoform X2, which encodes MEHHFSFLFQFFLFIFLTYFTSINSVKIPRLSSIPTWDTSLHHPATLDAKTSTDKINTFYYKQVLDHFNYRPQSYRTFQQRYLINFKYWGGANSSAPILAFFGAEEAIDHSPEGIAFLTDNAASLNALLVYIEHRYYGKSIPFGSREEAFKNASTIGYFNSAQAIADYAAVLIHVKKTLHAPNSPVIVIGGSYGGMLASWFRLKYPHMAIGALASSAPILYFDDITPQDGYYSVVSRDFREASETCYQTILKSWSEIDRVASQPKGLPLLSQRFNTCRPLKKSSELKDYLETMYASAAQYNHPPRYPVTVICGGIDKGSFGNDILSKIYAGVVALRGNTTCKVNAPSNESETALGWRWQTCSEMVIPVGIGKNSMFQPQPYSFKSLADECKKLYGVSPRPHWVTTYYGGHNIKLILQKFGSNIIFSNGLRDPYSIGGVLENISDTLVAIHAVNGSHCLDILGANANHGDPKWLVEMRKKEINIMKGWITQYYVDLQALKETKKM